The Cricetulus griseus strain 17A/GY chromosome 9, alternate assembly CriGri-PICRH-1.0, whole genome shotgun sequence genome has a segment encoding these proteins:
- the Apoc4 gene encoding apolipoprotein C-IV isoform X3, producing MSLLGFRPQALPSLCLSLLLLGCVAASMTTESLIPTPSPENSRWSLVRTRVMEMVKPLVTRTKDRWQWFWGPEAVQGFVQTYYEDHLKDLGSRTQAWLQSSRDQLLNKTHSLCPRLLCRDRTQG from the exons ATGTCCCTCCTGGGCTTCAGGCCGCAGGCCCTGCCCTCACTCTGCCTCTCCCTGCTGCTCCTGGGCTGCGTTGCAG CATCCATGACTACAGAAAGCCTGATCCCCACGCCTAGCCCTGAGAACAGCCGCTGGAGCCTGGTAAGGACCAGGGTGATGGAGATGGTGAAGCCACTGGTGACCAGGACCAAAGACAGATGGCAGTGGTTCTG GGGCCCAGAGGCtgtccagggctttgtgcagaCCTACTACGAAGACCATTTGAAAGACCTGGGCTCCCGCACTCAGGCCTGGCTGCAAAGCTCCAGAGACCAGCTCCTGAACAAGACACACAGCCTATGTCCCAGGCTGCTCTGCAGGGACCGGACTCAGGGTTAA
- the Apoc2 gene encoding apolipoprotein C-II isoform X2: MSSRFLLALFLVLLVLGYGAQGLQQDDPGSPALFGKVQESISSYWDTAKAAAQELYQKTYLTSVDEKLRDMYSKSSAAMSTYAGIFTDQLFTLLKGE; this comes from the exons ATGAGCTCCCGGTTCCTCCTGGCTCTCTTCCTTGTCCTGCTGGTGTTGGGCTATG GGGCCCAGGGGCTCCAGCAGGATGATCCAGGCAGCCCGGCTCTGTTTGGCAAGGTGCAGGAGTCCATTTCCAGTTACTGGGACACGGCTAAGGCAGCTGCCCAAGAGCTGTACCAGAAAACGTACCTGACCAGTGTGGATGAGAAGCTCAG GGATATGTACAGTAAAAGCTCGGCGGCCATGAGCACTTATGCGGGCATTTTCACCGACCAGCTTTTTACTCTGCTAAAGGGCGAGTAA
- the Apoc2 gene encoding apolipoprotein C-II isoform X1 — MSSRFLLALFLVLLVLGYEVQGAQGLQQDDPGSPALFGKVQESISSYWDTAKAAAQELYQKTYLTSVDEKLRDMYSKSSAAMSTYAGIFTDQLFTLLKGE, encoded by the exons ATGAGCTCCCGGTTCCTCCTGGCTCTCTTCCTTGTCCTGCTGGTGTTGGGCTATG AGGTCCAAGGGGCCCAGGGGCTCCAGCAGGATGATCCAGGCAGCCCGGCTCTGTTTGGCAAGGTGCAGGAGTCCATTTCCAGTTACTGGGACACGGCTAAGGCAGCTGCCCAAGAGCTGTACCAGAAAACGTACCTGACCAGTGTGGATGAGAAGCTCAG GGATATGTACAGTAAAAGCTCGGCGGCCATGAGCACTTATGCGGGCATTTTCACCGACCAGCTTTTTACTCTGCTAAAGGGCGAGTAA